The Gemmatimonadaceae bacterium genome contains a region encoding:
- a CDS encoding glycosyltransferase family 4 protein yields MRICGVIASLGAGGAERVMTELCAAWATRGDDVTLLTLDDGRHDFYAVPTGVHRRALDLASRSRTANDALRANVLRARVMRAALRAARPDVVVSFTDRTNVLTLLAARGLSVPVVVSERIDPRHHDIGRAWSLLRRLTYPSASALVVQTEAVRRWADDIVSPARVAVIPNPLRPIAGPTTAAGARDHIVVALGRLVPQKGFDVLIRAFAMLASEFPSWQLRILGEGPERSALQSLVDTLGLVERVTMPGRTADPDRALGAAAVFALPSRYEGFPNALLEAMSQGCACVATRCDSGPSDLLADDAAGCLVPVGDVLHLAETMAMLMEDGALRTRLGGEAQRAATRFAPAVVLSAWDAVLSTVRTSSRMAA; encoded by the coding sequence ATGCGCATCTGCGGCGTAATCGCGTCCCTGGGCGCCGGAGGCGCGGAACGCGTGATGACGGAACTCTGTGCCGCATGGGCGACACGGGGAGACGATGTCACGCTGTTGACGCTTGATGACGGTCGGCACGACTTCTATGCCGTCCCGACGGGCGTGCATCGGCGGGCGCTCGATCTGGCGTCGCGCAGCCGGACCGCCAACGATGCGCTGCGCGCCAACGTGCTTCGCGCACGCGTCATGCGCGCCGCCTTGCGCGCCGCCCGACCGGACGTGGTGGTGAGTTTTACGGATCGGACCAACGTGCTGACACTGCTGGCGGCGCGCGGGCTGTCCGTGCCGGTGGTCGTTTCGGAGCGCATCGACCCGCGGCACCATGATATCGGGCGCGCGTGGAGCCTGCTGCGGCGACTGACCTATCCCTCGGCTTCGGCGCTGGTCGTGCAGACCGAGGCGGTGCGGCGCTGGGCCGACGATATCGTGTCCCCTGCTCGCGTGGCGGTCATCCCGAATCCGCTGCGGCCGATTGCCGGCCCCACGACCGCAGCGGGAGCGCGCGACCACATCGTCGTCGCGCTCGGACGCCTTGTCCCGCAAAAGGGATTCGACGTCCTGATTCGCGCCTTCGCGATGTTGGCCAGTGAATTTCCGTCGTGGCAACTGCGCATTCTTGGCGAGGGGCCTGAGCGATCCGCCCTGCAATCGCTGGTCGACACATTGGGGCTGGTCGAACGCGTCACCATGCCCGGGCGCACAGCCGATCCCGATCGAGCACTCGGTGCCGCCGCGGTGTTTGCATTGCCTTCCCGGTACGAGGGGTTTCCCAACGCGTTGCTGGAGGCGATGTCGCAGGGCTGTGCCTGTGTCGCGACGCGTTGTGACTCCGGTCCTTCAGATCTGCTGGCTGACGACGCCGCGGGCTGTCTGGTGCCCGTGGGAGACGTGCTCCACCTCGCGGAAACGATGGCCATGCTGATGGAGGATGGTGCGCTCCGCACACGGCTGGGGGGCGAGGCACAGCGTGCCGCTACCCGTTTCGCGCCTGCCGTGGTGCTCAGCGCCTGGGATGCGGTGTTGTCGACGGTGCGAACATCATCCCGGATGGCCGCATGA
- a CDS encoding polysaccharide biosynthesis C-terminal domain-containing protein: protein MSTITAIGPSRSTRWPSLWSAALVVGGLTATAKVVALFKDSLVAARFGNGAELDAFLLALVVPGFLISVAAGTLPAALTPTYIAVREREGVEAARVLTRAVFAHTIRWLALAAIVAGVASLAYSTLPGSRLAPATREALPTLAMWLAPYTLLQGICAAWSGLLAAERGYAASALAPIAQPIGMALALFIGDRSLGVGLLVGGLLGGTLVQGAIFAVALHARGLPLLVWRVPPTMSASTRAALARVRAQYAPAVAGAVLMSATSVVDQTMATWLPPGSVSALGFGTKLSAVMMSVGAIALSTTLLPHLSELVAREDWPAIRLLERRVARLILGTTIPVTIVLIAAADPIVRLLFQRGAFTAAETATVATVQSAYLLQLPVHLLGILYVRLISALQANRLLSIGSAVNLAVNIALNVVFMRWFGVAGIALSTAGVYALSCVFLATAAHRRLAHAERDSQARFASSPAAPASPAEGRCASAA from the coding sequence ATGAGCACGATCACCGCGATCGGCCCCTCGCGTTCAACGCGTTGGCCGTCCCTCTGGAGTGCAGCGCTGGTCGTGGGCGGACTCACCGCCACCGCGAAAGTCGTGGCGCTGTTCAAGGACAGCCTCGTGGCGGCCCGATTCGGCAATGGTGCTGAGCTCGATGCCTTTCTGCTGGCGTTGGTCGTTCCCGGATTCCTCATCTCGGTGGCCGCGGGAACGCTGCCGGCCGCCTTGACGCCGACGTACATCGCCGTGCGAGAGCGCGAAGGGGTTGAGGCCGCGCGCGTGCTCACTCGCGCCGTGTTTGCGCACACCATTCGCTGGCTCGCCCTCGCGGCGATCGTCGCGGGCGTGGCGTCGTTGGCCTACAGCACATTGCCAGGCAGTCGCCTCGCCCCCGCCACGCGCGAGGCGCTGCCGACGTTGGCCATGTGGTTGGCCCCGTACACACTGCTGCAGGGCATCTGCGCCGCGTGGTCGGGGCTGTTGGCGGCCGAACGCGGCTACGCCGCCAGCGCGTTGGCACCGATTGCGCAGCCGATCGGCATGGCGCTCGCACTGTTCATCGGCGATCGCTCGCTGGGTGTTGGCCTCTTGGTGGGTGGATTGCTTGGCGGAACGCTGGTGCAGGGCGCCATCTTTGCCGTGGCGCTGCACGCGCGCGGACTGCCCCTGCTGGTCTGGCGGGTTCCACCGACGATGTCCGCGTCTACACGGGCGGCGCTCGCGCGCGTGCGCGCGCAGTACGCGCCCGCCGTGGCTGGCGCCGTGCTCATGAGCGCGACATCAGTCGTCGATCAGACGATGGCGACCTGGTTGCCACCGGGCAGTGTGTCGGCCTTGGGTTTTGGCACCAAGTTGAGCGCCGTGATGATGAGCGTGGGGGCGATCGCGCTCAGCACCACGCTGCTCCCCCATCTGTCTGAGCTGGTGGCGCGCGAGGATTGGCCAGCCATTCGCTTGCTTGAGCGCCGCGTCGCGCGCCTGATACTCGGCACGACGATTCCGGTAACGATTGTCCTGATCGCCGCGGCGGACCCCATCGTGCGCCTGCTCTTTCAGCGAGGGGCATTCACCGCAGCCGAAACGGCAACGGTGGCCACCGTGCAGTCTGCCTATCTGCTGCAGCTACCCGTGCACCTGCTGGGCATTCTGTATGTGCGCCTCATCTCGGCACTGCAGGCCAATCGGTTGCTCTCCATCGGATCGGCGGTGAACCTCGCGGTGAATATCGCGTTGAATGTGGTCTTCATGCGCTGGTTCGGCGTCGCGGGGATCGCGTTGTCGACCGCCGGCGTCTATGCGCTGTCCTGTGTGTTCCTGGCCACCGCCGCGCATCGGCGATTGGCGCACGCCGAGCGCGATTCGCAGGCGCGCTTCGCGTCGTCGCCCGCAGCACCGGCCTCACCCGCGGAGGGGCGATGCGCATCTGCGGCGTAA
- a CDS encoding UDP-glucose/GDP-mannose dehydrogenase family protein produces the protein MKIAMIGTGYVGLVSGACFAEFGPTVVCVDLDASKVERLRRGEIPIYEPGLDDLVAKGVKSGRLSFTTDLAEAVAGADAVFIAVGTPSRRGDGHADLRFVEAAAADVARAMTGYTVVVTKSTVPVGTGRRVEDIIRATNPAADFDVASNPEFLREGSAITDFMRPDRVVIGAETDRAREVMQALYRPLYLMETPVVMTTLETAELTKYAANAFLATKITFINEIADLCEKVGANVQDVARGMGLDGRIGKKFLHAGPGYGGSCFPKDTLALVRTAQEYGSPARLVETVVQVNDTRKGAMASRVIQACGGSVRGKTVAVLGVAFKPNTDDMREAPSLAIVPALQDAGAIIRAYDPAAMHEAQSLLPDVQWCDDAYDAAAGADVLVLITEWNEFRALDLEQLGAAMRARVLVDLRNVYRPDDMRAAGFLYSSIGRR, from the coding sequence ATGAAGATTGCCATGATCGGCACCGGATATGTGGGGCTCGTGTCCGGTGCGTGTTTTGCCGAGTTTGGTCCGACCGTCGTGTGCGTCGACCTCGACGCTTCTAAGGTGGAGCGCTTGCGGCGCGGTGAGATTCCCATTTACGAACCGGGTCTTGATGACTTGGTGGCGAAGGGCGTCAAGTCGGGACGACTCTCGTTCACCACCGATCTGGCTGAGGCCGTTGCCGGAGCCGATGCGGTGTTCATTGCCGTCGGTACGCCGTCGCGTCGCGGTGATGGTCACGCCGATCTGCGGTTCGTTGAGGCGGCCGCGGCTGACGTGGCCCGCGCCATGACGGGATATACCGTGGTGGTCACCAAGAGCACGGTGCCCGTCGGTACAGGTCGGCGAGTCGAGGACATCATTCGGGCTACGAATCCCGCCGCCGACTTCGACGTGGCGTCCAATCCGGAATTTTTGCGGGAAGGCTCGGCCATTACTGATTTCATGCGGCCCGATCGCGTCGTCATCGGTGCCGAAACCGATCGGGCGCGCGAGGTGATGCAGGCGCTGTATCGCCCGCTGTATCTCATGGAAACGCCAGTGGTGATGACTACGCTGGAGACAGCGGAACTCACCAAGTACGCGGCCAATGCCTTTCTGGCCACCAAGATCACCTTCATCAATGAAATCGCCGACCTGTGCGAAAAGGTCGGCGCCAACGTGCAGGATGTCGCGCGCGGCATGGGGCTCGACGGCCGCATTGGCAAGAAGTTCCTGCACGCCGGTCCTGGCTATGGGGGATCGTGTTTCCCGAAGGACACCCTCGCCCTCGTGCGCACGGCGCAGGAATACGGATCGCCGGCACGATTGGTCGAAACGGTCGTGCAGGTGAACGACACGCGAAAGGGTGCGATGGCGTCCCGGGTGATACAGGCGTGCGGCGGCAGTGTCCGGGGAAAGACGGTGGCGGTGCTTGGCGTGGCGTTCAAGCCGAATACCGATGATATGCGTGAGGCCCCGAGCCTCGCGATCGTTCCGGCCTTGCAGGACGCGGGGGCGATCATTCGCGCCTACGATCCGGCGGCAATGCACGAAGCCCAATCGCTGTTGCCCGATGTGCAGTGGTGCGACGATGCGTACGACGCAGCGGCCGGCGCCGACGTACTGGTATTGATCACGGAATGGAACGAATTCCGCGCGCTCGATCTCGAGCAACTGGGCGCGGCAATGCGTGCGCGCGTGCTGGTGGATCTCCGCAATGTTTATCGCCCGGACGACATGCGCGCGGCCGGCTTCCTGTATTCGAGCATCGGGCGCCGCTAG
- a CDS encoding NAD-dependent epimerase, which translates to MAKILVTGAAGFIGYNTSERLLARGDEVVGFDNVNDYYDPTLKEARLARLAPHAGFRMMRMELGDRDGVERLFREERFDRVIHLAAQAGVRYSLTHPHAYVDSNLVGFLHILEGCRHHGVQHLTYASSSSVYGANTAMPFSVHQNVDHPVSLYAATKKANELMAHTYSHLYGLPTTGLRFFTVYGPWGRPDMALFLFTKAILEGKPIDVFNHGKMRRDFTYIDDIVEGVIRTSDHTAQSNPDWNSDVPDSATSKAPYRLYNIGNNNPVELMHLIATLEQALGRTAEKRMLPMQPGDVPATYADVEALVQDVGFAPKTPIELGVQRFVEWYRNYYQIGD; encoded by the coding sequence ATGGCGAAGATTCTGGTCACCGGCGCTGCCGGCTTTATCGGCTACAACACGAGCGAGCGATTGCTGGCGCGTGGTGATGAAGTGGTCGGCTTCGACAACGTCAACGACTATTACGATCCGACGCTCAAGGAAGCGCGTCTGGCGCGGCTGGCGCCGCACGCCGGCTTCCGCATGATGCGCATGGAGCTCGGCGATCGCGACGGCGTGGAGCGCCTGTTTCGGGAAGAGCGGTTCGATCGCGTGATCCACTTGGCCGCGCAAGCCGGGGTGCGTTACTCGCTCACGCACCCTCACGCCTATGTCGACAGCAACCTGGTCGGATTCCTGCACATCCTCGAGGGATGCCGCCATCACGGCGTGCAGCATCTGACGTATGCGTCGTCGTCCAGCGTGTACGGCGCGAATACGGCCATGCCGTTTTCGGTGCACCAGAATGTCGACCATCCGGTGTCGCTCTATGCGGCCACCAAGAAGGCCAATGAACTGATGGCGCACACCTACAGTCATTTGTACGGTTTGCCCACCACCGGACTACGGTTCTTCACGGTGTATGGGCCCTGGGGCCGCCCGGATATGGCCCTCTTCCTGTTTACCAAGGCCATCCTCGAGGGCAAGCCGATCGACGTGTTCAATCACGGGAAGATGCGTCGTGATTTCACGTACATCGACGACATCGTCGAAGGCGTCATTCGCACCAGCGATCACACGGCGCAGTCCAATCCCGACTGGAATTCCGATGTGCCGGATTCGGCAACCAGCAAGGCGCCCTACCGGTTGTACAACATCGGCAACAATAATCCCGTGGAGTTGATGCACCTGATCGCCACGCTGGAACAGGCGCTGGGTCGCACGGCCGAGAAGCGCATGCTGCCGATGCAGCCGGGCGATGTACCCGCCACCTACGCGGACGTCGAGGCGCTGGTGCAGGACGTGGGGTTTGCACCCAAGACGCCGATCGAGCTTGGCGTGCAGCGCTTTGTCGAATGGTACCGCAACTACTACCAGATAGGGGATTGA
- a CDS encoding DMT family transporter, which yields MTPAHARREILRATLLVAVSACCFGSISPLTVIALKSGVALQGIQALRYATTAVLLMLYAAWRPSPVHAAAAQARGFGAAPWYSWRVLLVAGGGQASVATLALVSLRWIPASTSAFLFYTYPAWVAIMTAVRGIEPLGPGRVIALLLALGGIGAMVGAPSAASLNPTGVMVSLVAALVYAGYIPVLSALQRTRAPLDVARAISLGGAVLFLTWALSTGTLFAHHDARSMAASMLQGVLSAGAFLGFLAGLSRLGAVRTAITSTIEPFWTTLVGVLALGQGVGGGTLVGGAAIMAAVLLLQRPNVALGRLHSSSSHEGDHTGRPTP from the coding sequence GTGACGCCGGCCCACGCGCGCCGCGAGATTCTGCGCGCGACATTGCTGGTCGCCGTGAGTGCCTGCTGTTTCGGATCCATCTCGCCGCTCACGGTGATCGCGCTCAAGAGCGGCGTGGCCCTGCAGGGCATTCAGGCGTTGCGGTACGCCACCACGGCGGTGCTGTTGATGCTGTACGCTGCATGGCGTCCATCGCCCGTCCACGCCGCGGCGGCGCAGGCGCGCGGTTTCGGGGCCGCACCGTGGTATTCATGGCGTGTGCTGTTGGTAGCCGGCGGCGGTCAGGCGTCGGTGGCGACACTGGCACTGGTGTCGTTGCGCTGGATTCCGGCATCGACGTCAGCGTTTCTGTTCTACACGTATCCGGCGTGGGTGGCCATCATGACGGCGGTGCGTGGCATCGAGCCACTGGGACCGGGACGCGTAATTGCGCTCTTGCTGGCGCTGGGAGGAATCGGAGCGATGGTGGGGGCACCGTCGGCCGCGTCGCTCAACCCCACGGGCGTCATGGTGAGTCTGGTCGCCGCCCTGGTGTACGCGGGCTACATCCCGGTGCTCAGTGCGCTGCAACGCACCCGGGCGCCGCTGGATGTCGCCCGGGCGATCTCGCTGGGCGGCGCCGTATTGTTCCTGACCTGGGCGCTCAGTACCGGGACGCTGTTTGCCCATCATGACGCGCGCTCCATGGCGGCGAGCATGCTGCAGGGTGTGTTGTCGGCTGGCGCCTTTCTGGGGTTTCTGGCCGGCTTGTCACGACTGGGAGCGGTCCGGACGGCCATCACGTCCACCATCGAGCCGTTCTGGACCACACTGGTGGGCGTCCTGGCGCTCGGCCAGGGAGTCGGCGGCGGAACGCTGGTCGGCGGCGCCGCCATCATGGCCGCTGTCCTGCTGCTTCAGCGGCCGAACGTGGCGTTGGGCCGGTTACATTCGTCCTCATCGCACGAGGGGGACCATACGGGTCGCCCGACTCCCTGA
- the mgtE gene encoding magnesium transporter — translation MSPRNDKMRPLAALLVPDLLELLEEAPGSIGPQTEEMHPADLADVAEAMPEDQVRAFLAALGKQRAADVLEYLDDDLRTQVLEELTTHEAASIVAEMDPDERADALDELDEETADEILSALGPADKAETERLLQYDPYTAGGLMTTEFVSVDETLTVEAALLAVRTMARAGRREAMYTIYTTDVNGRLRGVLSLRELLAAAEGSRIGELAWDEVVSVPPETLQEEVSQLTSNYDLVALPVVDQDGRLLGVVTVDDVIDVIQEEQTEDAQKVGGMEALDEPYMQIGLWQNVRKRGGWLSVLAVGEMLTASAMAHYQGDIEKASMLAMFIPLIMSSGGNSGSQATSLIIRAMALGEVRVRDWWRVLLREIPAGLILGAILGCIAILRIVVWQQLGLYPYGDHYVKVALAVGASLIGIVMMGSVTGSMLPFLLKRFGLDPASASAPLVATLVDVSAVSIYFSVAYLVLSGTLL, via the coding sequence ATGTCACCCCGGAACGACAAGATGCGGCCGCTCGCGGCGCTGCTCGTGCCCGACCTTCTTGAGTTGCTTGAGGAGGCACCCGGGAGCATCGGGCCACAAACGGAGGAAATGCACCCGGCCGATCTCGCCGACGTCGCTGAGGCGATGCCGGAGGATCAGGTGCGCGCCTTTCTGGCCGCGCTGGGAAAGCAGCGCGCCGCCGACGTGTTGGAGTACCTCGACGATGACCTGCGCACGCAGGTGCTCGAGGAGCTGACCACGCACGAGGCGGCGTCGATTGTCGCCGAGATGGACCCCGACGAGCGCGCTGACGCGCTCGATGAACTCGACGAGGAGACCGCCGACGAGATTCTGTCGGCGCTCGGACCGGCGGACAAGGCGGAAACGGAGCGACTGCTCCAGTACGACCCGTATACGGCGGGTGGTCTCATGACCACCGAGTTCGTGTCGGTGGACGAAACCCTGACCGTGGAAGCGGCGCTGCTGGCGGTGCGCACCATGGCTCGCGCTGGCCGGCGCGAGGCGATGTACACGATTTACACGACCGACGTGAACGGCCGGTTGCGCGGCGTGCTGTCGCTGCGCGAACTGCTGGCGGCCGCCGAAGGGTCGCGCATCGGCGAGCTCGCGTGGGACGAAGTTGTCAGTGTGCCACCGGAAACGCTGCAGGAAGAAGTCTCGCAGCTGACGTCGAACTACGACCTGGTGGCGCTGCCGGTTGTCGATCAGGATGGTCGTCTGCTGGGCGTAGTCACGGTGGACGACGTCATCGACGTCATCCAGGAAGAGCAGACCGAGGATGCGCAGAAGGTGGGCGGCATGGAGGCCCTCGATGAGCCCTACATGCAGATCGGCCTGTGGCAGAACGTGCGCAAGCGCGGTGGCTGGCTGTCGGTGCTGGCGGTGGGCGAGATGCTGACGGCGTCGGCCATGGCGCACTATCAGGGGGATATCGAAAAGGCGTCGATGCTGGCGATGTTCATTCCGCTCATCATGAGCTCGGGCGGCAATTCAGGATCGCAGGCCACTTCGCTGATCATTCGCGCGATGGCGCTGGGCGAAGTCCGGGTGCGTGATTGGTGGCGCGTGCTGCTGCGCGAGATTCCGGCTGGCCTGATTCTCGGTGCCATCCTGGGATGTATCGCGATCCTGCGCATTGTCGTGTGGCAGCAGCTTGGCCTGTATCCGTATGGCGACCACTATGTCAAAGTCGCGCTTGCGGTCGGTGCGTCGTTGATCGGCATTGTCATGATGGGCTCGGTGACCGGATCGATGCTGCCGTTTCTCCTCAAGCGCTTCGGGCTCGACCCGGCCAGCGCGTCGGCGCCGCTCGTGGCCACGCTGGTGGATGTGTCCGCGGTCAGCATCTATTTCAGCGTCGCCTATCTGGTGCTGAGCGGCACGTTGCTGTGA
- a CDS encoding NAD(P)-dependent oxidoreductase, with translation MPRVAFLGLGAIGAPMARHLAGPDLDLVVWNRTSSRAEAFAAQTPVRIAATPAEAAVARDIVITCLPVSRDVESLLDGPTGLLATMASGSVLVDCTSGDSATSRRMAARLAERGIGFLDAPVSGGVVGAEQGALTVMVGGDAATLERVRPVLDRFGKRIVHCGVVGTGDALKAVNNALLAMHIWGTAEGLVALEKAGVRADVALDVINASSGRSNASMNLFPDRVVSRAFPRTFRLALLDKDVGIAADLAREQKVPSPLLQLTAELFRMAHGELGDMADHVEAVQVVERLGGAIIGGTTSTGGTT, from the coding sequence ATGCCTCGCGTTGCGTTTCTGGGTCTGGGTGCCATCGGCGCGCCCATGGCACGCCATTTGGCCGGGCCCGACCTCGATCTCGTAGTCTGGAACCGCACGTCCTCTCGCGCTGAGGCCTTCGCCGCCCAGACGCCCGTGCGTATCGCCGCGACACCTGCCGAGGCGGCCGTCGCACGCGATATCGTGATCACCTGCCTTCCGGTTTCACGCGACGTGGAATCACTGCTGGACGGTCCCACGGGACTTCTGGCGACCATGGCCAGCGGCTCCGTACTGGTCGACTGCACCTCCGGTGATTCCGCGACGAGTCGTCGCATGGCGGCCCGTCTGGCCGAACGCGGGATCGGTTTTCTGGATGCACCGGTGTCCGGCGGTGTGGTGGGGGCCGAACAAGGTGCCCTGACCGTGATGGTTGGTGGTGACGCCGCCACGCTTGAGCGCGTGCGCCCGGTACTCGATCGCTTCGGCAAGCGCATCGTCCATTGTGGCGTGGTGGGAACCGGTGACGCCCTCAAGGCCGTGAACAACGCACTGCTGGCCATGCACATCTGGGGAACAGCCGAAGGATTGGTGGCCCTCGAAAAGGCTGGCGTTCGCGCGGATGTGGCGCTGGATGTCATCAATGCCTCCAGCGGTCGGTCCAACGCCAGCATGAATCTCTTCCCCGATCGCGTGGTGTCGCGCGCGTTTCCGCGCACCTTCCGATTGGCACTGCTGGACAAGGATGTCGGCATCGCGGCCGATCTGGCCCGTGAGCAGAAGGTCCCGTCACCGCTGCTGCAATTGACGGCGGAGCTCTTTCGCATGGCCCATGGTGAGCTGGGCGACATGGCCGATCACGTCGAGGCCGTTCAGGTGGTTGAGCGCTTAGGCGGAGCCATCATCGGCGGGACCACATCAACCGGAGGTACAACGTGA
- a CDS encoding cysteine desulfurase-like protein: MDVATVDVIRAQFPALARHEGGYPVAYFDGPGGTQVPQRVADAMSNYLLYHNANTHWAYPTSAETDALIQDARETMADFLGASAGEISFGANMTTILFHIARAIGRSLEPGDEIIVTELDHHANIAPWQALARERGAVLRWLPLDLTTFRHEEGALERLLSPRTRVVAIGAASNILGTISDVRALVSLARAAGAITVVDAVHYAPHELVDARAIGADFLLCSAYKFYGPHIGVCYGRHAATAALDVPRLEPAPDYVPECLETGTQNHEGIVGAAAAVGFLASLAPHGADRRARLAASMAGLHARGESLTARLWTGLADIPGVTMYGPPPGTPRTPTISFHVRGHPSEQVARALAPRGVFVSHGDFYATTVARRIGLAEEGLVRAGCACYTTADEIDRLIDGVRDLATGAL, from the coding sequence ATGGATGTCGCCACTGTTGATGTCATTCGGGCGCAGTTCCCCGCGTTGGCGCGTCACGAGGGGGGCTATCCGGTGGCCTATTTCGACGGGCCCGGTGGCACGCAGGTGCCGCAACGTGTGGCCGATGCGATGTCCAACTACCTGTTGTACCACAACGCCAACACGCACTGGGCGTATCCGACCAGCGCAGAAACCGATGCGCTGATACAGGATGCCCGGGAGACTATGGCCGACTTTCTCGGGGCCAGCGCCGGTGAGATTTCGTTTGGCGCCAACATGACCACGATTCTGTTTCACATCGCGCGCGCCATCGGGCGGTCACTCGAACCGGGCGACGAGATCATTGTCACCGAGCTCGATCATCACGCGAATATTGCGCCGTGGCAGGCGCTGGCCCGTGAGCGCGGTGCGGTGCTGCGGTGGTTGCCGCTCGATCTCACCACGTTCCGGCACGAAGAGGGCGCGCTGGAACGCCTGCTGTCGCCGCGTACCAGGGTGGTGGCCATCGGGGCCGCGTCGAATATCCTGGGCACCATCAGCGACGTGCGCGCGCTGGTGTCGCTGGCCCGCGCCGCCGGCGCGATCACGGTGGTTGATGCCGTGCACTACGCGCCGCACGAGTTGGTTGATGCGCGCGCCATCGGCGCCGATTTTCTGCTGTGCAGCGCGTACAAGTTCTATGGACCGCACATTGGCGTGTGCTATGGCCGTCACGCGGCCACCGCGGCACTCGATGTGCCGCGATTGGAGCCGGCGCCGGACTATGTGCCCGAGTGTCTCGAAACCGGAACACAGAATCACGAAGGGATCGTTGGTGCCGCGGCCGCCGTCGGGTTCCTCGCATCACTCGCGCCACACGGCGCCGATCGCCGGGCACGTCTGGCGGCATCGATGGCGGGGCTGCACGCACGCGGTGAGTCGCTCACGGCCCGCCTCTGGACGGGTCTCGCGGACATTCCTGGGGTCACCATGTACGGTCCGCCGCCGGGCACACCGCGCACACCGACCATCTCGTTCCACGTGCGTGGCCATCCATCCGAGCAGGTGGCGCGAGCCCTGGCTCCGCGTGGCGTGTTCGTGTCGCACGGCGACTTCTATGCGACCACCGTGGCCCGTCGGATCGGACTCGCCGAAGAAGGCCTCGTGCGGGCGGGATGTGCGTGCTACACCACGGCCGACGAAATCGACCGGCTGATCGATGGCGTGCGAGACCTCGCGACGGGGGCGCTCTGA
- a CDS encoding acyl-CoA thioesterase, translating to MTERPSRTVAESQNESSELIMPQDANILGHAFGGAIMSMVDKSAAVAAFRHARTNCVTASIDRVDFREPIHVGELVTCRASVNFVGNTSMEIGVRVESEDLITGIRRHTNTCYLTFVAIDRNGRPVPIPAVRPETDDQRRRYLGAQARRQRRLEERQSEARISEGLDRRP from the coding sequence ATGACTGAACGTCCGTCTCGCACCGTTGCGGAATCACAGAACGAATCCAGCGAACTCATCATGCCGCAGGATGCGAACATTCTTGGCCACGCGTTCGGCGGTGCGATCATGTCGATGGTAGACAAGTCCGCGGCCGTTGCGGCCTTCCGGCATGCGCGCACCAACTGCGTCACCGCCTCCATCGATCGCGTCGACTTCCGCGAACCGATTCACGTGGGCGAACTGGTGACCTGCCGCGCATCGGTGAACTTCGTCGGCAACACGTCCATGGAAATCGGTGTGCGCGTCGAGTCCGAAGACCTCATCACGGGCATTCGTCGCCACACCAACACGTGTTACCTCACGTTCGTGGCGATTGACCGCAACGGCCGTCCCGTGCCGATTCCCGCGGTGCGTCCCGAGACCGACGACCAGCGCCGCCGCTATCTCGGCGCGCAGGCACGTCGGCAGCGGCGACTCGAGGAGCGTCAGTCCGAGGCCCGTATCTCCGAAGGACTTGACCGTCGCCCCTGA